In Treponema primitia ZAS-2, a genomic segment contains:
- a CDS encoding C10 family peptidase translates to MKQLIKSAAVVLTGLLVSCAFEPGFPAQTGPGVQIETSVNEYLSRKDVLALSHLQTEHVVGEEKLKTLVLDFIGGGNTPGRSAVSPGPVITGLTKLEGKGFGSPGNNARMSLGNPDPAEIPFYVFTIENREEGTLGFALTCGDDRIGNVLAVVEKGVYDDMENPFLPIFYSYLDQYIGNTIDIYNSITEEDINAALAKSGSSPAPVTRSVLPIIDDMFFYDIESVKDMGIPLLKTYWGQGYPYNALVSSALGGSYPTGCVATAMAQIMAYHKFPNNWYNNGVPLARYNWDAMISGRADNGVATLMVEIGQRVQMGYSPNGSNTDADNIAGAFVNMGYISSSFMSFNPAHIMTSINSGCPVLINGYDTKTVTLSFLGIPIKTKYTGHTWIIDGFRSRYLVVNKTIVNLQNPMQYVHCNLGWDGYCDGWYLGDVFYAAPGMIPEPDPPVQQRSQTPNNYQYKLEIMPYVYPNPALQNMGY, encoded by the coding sequence ATGAAACAGTTAATAAAGTCAGCTGCGGTAGTTTTGACGGGTTTGCTTGTTTCCTGCGCCTTTGAACCCGGTTTTCCAGCCCAAACCGGGCCTGGTGTGCAAATAGAAACGTCGGTAAACGAATATTTGTCCCGAAAGGATGTCCTGGCCCTTAGTCATCTGCAAACAGAGCATGTTGTTGGAGAGGAAAAGCTAAAAACCCTGGTTCTGGACTTTATTGGAGGGGGGAATACCCCCGGCCGCAGCGCGGTTTCACCGGGCCCGGTCATTACGGGGCTTACCAAACTGGAGGGTAAAGGCTTTGGGAGCCCGGGGAATAATGCTCGGATGTCCCTTGGTAACCCGGACCCGGCGGAAATCCCCTTTTATGTTTTTACGATCGAGAACCGGGAAGAGGGTACCCTGGGGTTTGCCCTGACCTGCGGGGATGACCGTATCGGCAATGTGCTTGCGGTGGTGGAAAAGGGGGTCTACGATGACATGGAAAACCCCTTTTTGCCTATATTTTATTCCTATCTTGACCAGTACATAGGGAACACCATTGATATTTACAACAGTATTACTGAGGAGGACATTAATGCCGCCCTTGCAAAGTCCGGCAGTTCCCCGGCCCCGGTCACCCGATCCGTTCTCCCCATAATTGACGACATGTTTTTCTATGATATCGAAAGCGTGAAGGATATGGGCATACCATTGCTAAAAACCTATTGGGGACAAGGGTATCCCTATAACGCCCTAGTATCCTCGGCATTAGGGGGCTCGTATCCTACCGGCTGTGTCGCAACGGCGATGGCCCAGATAATGGCCTACCACAAATTTCCAAATAACTGGTATAATAACGGGGTTCCCTTGGCGCGCTACAACTGGGATGCCATGATATCCGGTAGAGCCGACAATGGAGTGGCGACTCTGATGGTAGAAATCGGTCAGCGTGTTCAAATGGGGTATTCACCAAATGGTAGTAACACGGATGCCGATAATATTGCAGGTGCATTTGTCAATATGGGGTATATAAGTTCCTCGTTCATGAGTTTTAACCCGGCCCATATAATGACCTCAATAAACTCAGGCTGTCCTGTATTAATAAATGGGTATGATACAAAAACAGTAACGTTATCATTTCTGGGAATTCCTATCAAGACTAAATATACAGGTCATACATGGATTATAGACGGGTTCCGTTCGCGGTACCTGGTGGTGAATAAAACAATTGTAAACCTCCAAAACCCTATGCAATACGTACACTGCAATTTAGGCTGGGATGGTTATTGTGACGGCTGGTATTTAGGGGATGTGTTTTATGCTGCGCCCGGCATGATTCCCGAGCCGGACCCTCCTGTGCAGCAACGCTCTCAAACGCCAAATAATTACCAATACAAATTGGAAATTATGCCCTACGTATACCCCAATCCGGCCTTACAGAATATGGGGTATTAA
- a CDS encoding S26 family signal peptidase, producing the protein MEKGPVGTTPVNPGKAVFLAFIAALLMKFLLFDFMITDGYSMMPAIKSGTVLVVIRTAYGFRLPGSGSYLFRWAKPKEGDVVVFLTPRGDTAVKRCGFLIGEDAFFALGDNDLKSYDSRSYGPVSMDRIIGKVMGVK; encoded by the coding sequence ATGGAAAAGGGACCGGTTGGAACTACTCCGGTAAATCCGGGGAAGGCTGTTTTTTTGGCATTTATTGCCGCCCTGTTGATGAAATTTCTCTTGTTTGATTTTATGATTACCGACGGGTACTCCATGATGCCCGCGATAAAATCCGGGACGGTGCTGGTGGTTATACGGACTGCTTATGGATTCCGGCTGCCCGGATCAGGGAGCTACCTTTTCCGCTGGGCTAAGCCAAAAGAAGGGGATGTAGTGGTATTTTTAACCCCCCGGGGAGACACTGCGGTTAAACGCTGTGGTTTTCTTATCGGGGAAGACGCTTTTTTTGCCCTGGGGGATAATGATCTGAAATCCTACGATTCACGGTCTTACGGTCCCGTTTCGATGGATCGTATTATAGGAAAGGTAATGGGTGTTAAATGA
- a CDS encoding penicillin-binding transpeptidase domain-containing protein produces MTDRNDNKTNPPSQRRFHIFIAIFAILGLGVLVRYGVLMLSPSGSTGNGNTGQPFVERGPILDRNGRILAIQTRLGNITIWRPDIEDQDVLSRDLAPILNMSPELIKSKIDSGISDFVYLKKQAEQSTIREIENLKAEGRLRGVGIEAIVGRIYPEKRLASQIIGFVGNENNNGLGGIEYAFESELSPPEAKSRGGSGNQVFLTIDANVQHILEEIAERTRLESRAEAVMFIAMDPRSGDILGSASLPNFDPNDINSSSELSRMDRPAIWSYEPGSVFKVFSISALMESGAVGAGSTFLCDGHYERVTNRGERIVISCLSAHGRVTARDIITYSCNAGAAYAADRLSATPFYDLLQNYGFGTRTGAGSPGETVGFLRSVDRWSERSKPTIALGQEIAVSALQMVQAATAVANDGVLVPPRIVSRIVSPKGEIIRSYEGGQGRRVLKAEVARAMRSYMVDVTSEIGTGWRANIRDLSLAVKTGTAQLIDPVTKGYSDTDFVASCIALLPAESPSLILYLAIIKPKGEILGGRIAAPPIREAAETLVDYLGIPRGRNPQISHSGSISLPQVISPIVDTVVPNFGGYSKRELLPLLLRDDLHLEISGNGWVSRQSPAPGTPLNEDTVIVLELE; encoded by the coding sequence ATGACAGACAGAAACGATAACAAAACTAATCCGCCGTCCCAGAGACGGTTCCACATTTTTATTGCTATTTTCGCCATCTTAGGCCTGGGCGTTCTGGTGCGATATGGGGTGCTCATGCTGAGCCCCTCGGGAAGTACCGGAAACGGCAATACCGGACAGCCCTTTGTGGAACGGGGGCCTATCCTGGACCGGAACGGCCGTATACTGGCCATCCAGACCCGGCTGGGGAATATCACCATCTGGCGACCTGACATAGAAGACCAGGATGTGCTGAGCCGGGACCTGGCGCCGATCCTGAATATGTCGCCTGAACTGATCAAAAGCAAGATCGATTCAGGAATCAGCGATTTTGTGTACCTTAAAAAACAGGCGGAACAATCCACCATCAGGGAAATTGAAAACCTCAAAGCCGAGGGGCGCCTGCGGGGAGTGGGCATTGAGGCGATAGTGGGCCGCATCTATCCTGAAAAACGGCTGGCCAGCCAGATCATCGGCTTTGTGGGCAATGAAAACAACAACGGTCTGGGGGGGATCGAATACGCCTTTGAGTCGGAACTGTCCCCCCCGGAGGCCAAGAGCAGGGGCGGATCGGGGAACCAGGTGTTCCTCACTATCGACGCCAATGTACAGCATATCCTGGAGGAGATAGCCGAGCGGACCCGTCTGGAAAGCCGGGCTGAGGCGGTGATGTTTATCGCCATGGATCCCCGTTCCGGGGATATCCTGGGTTCCGCCTCCCTCCCGAATTTTGATCCCAATGACATTAACTCTTCCAGCGAATTGTCTCGCATGGACCGGCCCGCCATTTGGTCCTATGAACCGGGATCGGTTTTCAAGGTGTTTTCAATTTCCGCCCTGATGGAATCCGGGGCCGTGGGAGCCGGCAGCACCTTTTTATGCGACGGCCATTACGAGCGGGTCACCAACCGGGGGGAGCGGATCGTCATCAGCTGCCTGAGCGCCCACGGAAGGGTGACCGCCCGGGATATCATCACCTATTCCTGCAATGCCGGGGCTGCCTATGCGGCGGATCGCCTGAGCGCCACCCCCTTCTACGACTTGCTCCAAAACTACGGTTTCGGCACCCGGACCGGCGCGGGAAGTCCCGGGGAAACCGTGGGCTTTCTCCGGTCCGTGGACCGCTGGTCCGAGCGTTCCAAGCCGACTATTGCCCTGGGCCAGGAAATAGCCGTTTCCGCCCTTCAGATGGTCCAGGCTGCCACTGCGGTGGCTAACGATGGGGTCCTGGTGCCCCCTCGCATCGTTTCCCGGATCGTTTCCCCCAAGGGGGAAATAATCCGCTCCTACGAAGGCGGCCAGGGCAGGCGGGTGCTCAAGGCAGAAGTCGCCCGGGCCATGCGTTCCTACATGGTGGACGTAACCTCGGAAATCGGCACCGGCTGGCGGGCCAACATACGGGACCTGTCCCTGGCGGTAAAAACCGGTACCGCCCAGCTCATCGACCCGGTGACCAAAGGCTACTCCGACACCGACTTTGTCGCCAGCTGCATAGCCCTATTGCCCGCAGAGTCCCCTTCGCTGATCCTCTACCTGGCGATCATCAAGCCCAAGGGCGAAATTCTGGGTGGCCGTATCGCCGCGCCCCCTATCCGGGAAGCAGCAGAAACCCTGGTAGATTACCTGGGTATCCCCCGGGGCCGGAATCCCCAGATAAGCCACTCCGGGTCGATAAGCCTGCCCCAGGTGATCAGCCCCATAGTAGACACCGTGGTCCCGAACTTCGGGGGTTACTCAAAACGAGAACTCCTCCCCCTGCTCCTCCGGGATGATCTCCACCTGGAAATTTCCGGCAATGGCTGGGTTAGCCGCCAAAGCCCCGCCCCAGGGACTCCCTTGAATGAAGACACGGTTATAGTTCTTGAACTCGAATAG
- the murG gene encoding undecaprenyldiphospho-muramoylpentapeptide beta-N-acetylglucosaminyltransferase — MVSIAFTGGGTGGHIYPGLAVAAALGKLLPCRIFWIGAAAGMDRSILEDAGLEFFGVPSGKLRRYFSLKNFSDIFKIGLGFLATRAILKREKPALLFSKGGFVSVPPVAAAASLGIPVFTHESDYSPGLATRINARFAERIFIAYQDTAAFFPPAQRSKLVVAGNPVRPGFHNADAEAGRAFLGVGPQERILLVLGGSQGAREINELVWESLPRLTQYYTVVHQIGPKAELPPPGKLNVPAERGIPEGRYLPYAYIREEMSQVLAAAELVLGRSGAGTVWESAVAGKPMVLIPLSGSGTRGDQVENAEFFKKAGAARVIQGGGDSSKIARGTSLQVVSLLAETVASLAEDAEGRNAMAAASRRLGDQDGALIIAQEILSRVKGEE; from the coding sequence ATGGTATCTATCGCCTTTACCGGCGGCGGCACCGGGGGGCATATTTACCCCGGCCTGGCCGTAGCCGCAGCCCTGGGGAAACTTTTGCCCTGCCGCATATTCTGGATAGGCGCCGCCGCCGGCATGGACCGCTCCATCCTTGAGGATGCGGGGCTGGAATTTTTCGGTGTCCCCTCGGGAAAGCTCAGGCGGTACTTTTCCCTGAAAAATTTCTCGGATATTTTCAAAATTGGCCTTGGTTTTCTGGCGACCCGCGCTATATTGAAGAGGGAAAAGCCCGCTCTGCTTTTTTCCAAGGGGGGCTTTGTCAGCGTACCCCCTGTCGCCGCTGCCGCATCCCTGGGTATCCCGGTGTTTACCCACGAATCGGACTACAGCCCGGGGCTTGCCACCAGGATCAACGCCCGTTTCGCGGAACGGATTTTTATCGCCTACCAGGACACGGCGGCCTTTTTTCCCCCGGCCCAGCGGTCCAAGCTCGTTGTGGCCGGGAACCCGGTGCGGCCCGGTTTCCATAACGCCGATGCTGAGGCGGGCCGGGCCTTTTTGGGGGTGGGGCCCCAGGAGCGGATCCTTCTGGTTTTGGGGGGCAGCCAGGGCGCCCGGGAGATCAACGAGCTGGTTTGGGAAAGCTTGCCCCGGCTTACCCAATACTATACGGTGGTGCACCAGATCGGGCCAAAAGCCGAGCTGCCGCCGCCCGGAAAGCTTAACGTTCCTGCGGAGCGCGGCATCCCTGAGGGGCGCTACCTTCCCTACGCTTATATCCGGGAGGAGATGTCCCAGGTGCTGGCTGCGGCGGAACTGGTCCTGGGTCGCAGCGGGGCAGGCACGGTCTGGGAAAGCGCGGTGGCGGGAAAGCCCATGGTGCTCATCCCCCTGAGCGGTTCCGGCACCCGGGGGGACCAGGTGGAAAACGCTGAGTTTTTTAAAAAAGCCGGGGCTGCCCGGGTAATACAGGGCGGCGGGGATAGCAGTAAAATTGCGCGGGGAACTTCGTTGCAAGTAGTATCGCTTCTGGCGGAGACCGTAGCATCCCTGGCGGAGGATGCCGAAGGACGGAATGCCATGGCCGCCGCGTCAAGGCGTTTGGGTGATCAGGACGGGGCGCTGATAATCGCCCAAGAAATACTGTCAAGGGTAAAGGGCGAAGAATGA
- a CDS encoding TatD family hydrolase, which translates to MASDAHAHPYNLLERFPGAEEERRSLGVACAASAWNGEQFAYHRELARSARKAGAAPMALCFALHPQLPAAVSAGDIPEIPAGAEDGPAWAPLLDLLETLAEEGALNAVGETGFDLYDARFRATEAVQDELFALHLETALRYALPLVIHVRRAMHKIFAHTGSLKKLPAVVFHSWSGTAGEGAALLRRGVNAYFSFGASIVKNHKEAIRSCAALPLDHLLLETDAPYQPLRGREFSRWADLSVILKGAAQIRHEAGVSGSEPAELEAETDHNFNGVFFPQAI; encoded by the coding sequence ATGGCTTCTGACGCCCATGCCCATCCCTATAATCTCCTGGAACGTTTTCCCGGTGCCGAAGAGGAACGCCGTAGTCTGGGTGTTGCCTGCGCCGCCAGCGCCTGGAACGGGGAGCAGTTCGCCTACCACCGGGAACTGGCCCGCTCTGCCCGTAAAGCAGGGGCGGCGCCCATGGCCCTGTGTTTTGCCCTGCACCCCCAACTGCCCGCCGCTGTTAGCGCCGGGGATATCCCCGAAATCCCAGCCGGGGCCGAAGACGGGCCTGCTTGGGCTCCGCTTCTGGATTTACTGGAAACCCTGGCCGAAGAGGGCGCTTTGAATGCGGTGGGGGAAACGGGGTTCGACCTTTATGATGCAAGGTTCCGCGCCACCGAGGCGGTGCAGGATGAGCTTTTCGCCCTTCACTTGGAAACCGCTCTGCGGTACGCCCTGCCCCTGGTGATCCATGTACGTCGGGCTATGCACAAGATCTTTGCCCATACCGGCTCGCTCAAAAAACTGCCTGCAGTGGTATTCCATTCCTGGTCGGGAACGGCGGGGGAGGGAGCAGCATTATTGCGCCGGGGGGTGAATGCGTATTTTTCTTTCGGGGCTTCCATTGTAAAGAACCACAAGGAAGCTATTCGGTCCTGCGCGGCCCTGCCCCTGGATCATCTGCTCCTGGAAACTGACGCCCCCTACCAGCCCCTGCGGGGCCGGGAATTTTCCCGGTGGGCGGATTTGTCGGTAATACTTAAAGGTGCGGCTCAAATCAGGCATGAGGCCGGTGTTTCCGGCTCCGAGCCGGCGGAACTGGAAGCAGAGACGGATCATAATTTTAACGGGGTGTTTTTTCCTCAGGCAATATAA
- the asnS gene encoding asparagine--tRNA ligase, with the protein MTNLLVKELLALPPESQDVTVRGWVRTKRDLKNLVFVEVNDGSAFDGIQCTFDRGGGSLGAALETSLSALSTGASVEVRGALVPSPASGQAVEVAATVLTLIGDAPAENTDGIPAYPLQKKRHSLEFLREIAHLRARTNTFGAVARVRSRLGFAVHQFFQERGFQYLNTPIITASDAEGAGAMFQVTTLDLDALGRSGKVPDYGKDFFGKRSYLTVSGQLEAETYAAALSRVYTFGPTFRAENSNTTRHLAEFWMIEPEAAFAELEDNMALAEDFLKYIFKTALSDCSADLAFFDAHVEKGIIDTLRSVVDLPFVHMSYTDAMTELERAIKAGTAFEFKPYWGCDLQSEHEKYLTEKVVKGPLIVTDYPKEIKAFYMKMNDDNKTVRAMDVLVPRLGEIIGGSQREDSLARLEARIREMGMNPADYGWYLDLRRYGTVPHSGFGVGFERLIQYVTGMANIRDVIPYPRAVGQAEF; encoded by the coding sequence ATGACAAATCTTCTGGTAAAAGAACTCTTGGCCCTGCCCCCGGAATCCCAGGATGTGACGGTCCGTGGTTGGGTCAGGACAAAACGGGACCTGAAAAATCTGGTCTTTGTGGAAGTGAACGACGGTTCGGCCTTTGACGGCATCCAGTGTACCTTTGACCGTGGCGGCGGGTCCCTGGGCGCAGCCCTGGAAACTAGTCTGTCTGCTCTGTCCACCGGCGCTTCCGTGGAAGTGCGGGGCGCCCTGGTCCCCTCCCCTGCATCGGGCCAGGCGGTGGAAGTGGCCGCCACGGTCTTGACCCTCATCGGGGATGCGCCGGCGGAGAACACCGACGGCATACCCGCCTACCCCTTGCAGAAAAAGCGGCACTCCCTGGAATTCCTGCGGGAAATAGCCCACCTCAGGGCGCGGACCAATACCTTCGGCGCCGTGGCCAGGGTGCGGAGCCGGCTGGGTTTCGCAGTCCACCAGTTTTTCCAGGAACGGGGCTTCCAGTACCTCAACACCCCCATCATCACCGCCAGCGACGCTGAGGGGGCCGGCGCCATGTTCCAGGTAACCACCCTGGACCTGGACGCCCTGGGCCGCTCCGGCAAGGTCCCGGACTACGGCAAGGACTTTTTCGGCAAGCGGAGCTACCTCACCGTTTCAGGCCAACTTGAGGCGGAAACCTACGCCGCCGCCCTGTCCCGGGTCTACACCTTCGGCCCCACCTTCCGGGCGGAAAATTCCAACACCACCCGGCACCTGGCGGAATTCTGGATGATAGAGCCCGAAGCAGCCTTTGCGGAGTTGGAAGACAACATGGCCCTGGCGGAGGACTTCCTTAAATATATCTTTAAGACCGCCCTTTCCGACTGCAGCGCGGACCTTGCTTTTTTTGATGCTCATGTCGAAAAGGGGATCATCGATACCCTCAGGTCGGTGGTGGATTTGCCCTTCGTCCACATGAGCTATACCGATGCCATGACGGAACTGGAAAGGGCAATAAAAGCCGGGACAGCCTTTGAGTTTAAGCCCTATTGGGGCTGCGATCTCCAGAGCGAACACGAAAAGTACCTCACCGAAAAGGTCGTCAAGGGCCCACTGATCGTCACCGACTATCCCAAGGAAATAAAAGCCTTTTATATGAAAATGAACGATGACAATAAAACTGTCCGTGCCATGGATGTGCTGGTCCCCCGGCTGGGGGAAATCATCGGGGGCTCCCAGCGGGAGGACAGCCTGGCCCGGCTGGAAGCCCGCATCCGTGAGATGGGGATGAACCCCGCGGACTACGGCTGGTACCTGGACCTGCGCCGCTACGGCACGGTCCCCCACTCGGGCTTCGGGGTAGGCTTTGAACGGCTGATCCAGTATGTCACCGGCATGGCCAACATCCGGGATGTCATCCCCTACCCACGGGCAGTCGGGCAAGCGGAGTTTTAG
- a CDS encoding D-alanyl-D-alanine carboxypeptidase family protein, with protein sequence MLNLHGNQIPAGGLGWGAHLRRDFLEMPLRSTVHARRFGQVFALLIFLAPFVPALEPTADVPDLGSRAAVLMDAATGTVVYAKNGDAPIPPASLAKLMTIHIALQEVEAGRASLDEIVELPPESWANNQPPRSSLMHLAAGHIVSLRELILGMAIPSGNDAAVAVALRFYPSVEEFVGRMNREARNLGLAQTRFVEPSGISEENMTTALEFAEFCRVYISRHPESLRDFHSVMEFAYPRADNVAPAYRSTVGTWRQRNHNTLLTRFEGADGLKTGYIDEAGYNIALTAARLETRLIAVVLGAPASYGGDRIRDADGTKLLTWGFSHFKTIRPPEPELPLPRIWKGKLKQVELIPGEPLVFTSFTDRGEGLLWETVLEDPLIAPLSRGSEVGFLILYDEAGELRRIPLVTATDIEQGNIFKRAWDSVGLFFRGLFKPKKK encoded by the coding sequence ATGCTCAACTTACATGGTAACCAAATACCGGCGGGGGGACTGGGTTGGGGGGCCCACCTGCGGCGGGACTTTTTGGAGATGCCTCTACGGTCTACGGTCCACGCCCGGCGGTTTGGGCAGGTCTTTGCGCTTTTGATTTTTCTTGCTCCCTTCGTCCCTGCGCTGGAGCCCACCGCCGATGTGCCGGATTTGGGGTCCCGGGCGGCGGTTCTTATGGATGCGGCTACCGGGACTGTGGTGTATGCGAAAAACGGGGACGCGCCTATTCCGCCGGCTTCCCTGGCTAAGTTGATGACTATCCATATAGCCTTGCAGGAGGTGGAGGCCGGGCGGGCTTCCCTGGACGAGATTGTGGAGTTGCCCCCGGAAAGCTGGGCTAATAACCAGCCGCCACGGTCCAGCTTGATGCATCTGGCGGCGGGGCATATTGTCAGCCTCCGGGAGCTGATCCTGGGGATGGCTATCCCTTCGGGGAATGATGCCGCGGTGGCGGTGGCCCTGCGCTTCTACCCCTCGGTGGAAGAGTTTGTGGGGCGCATGAACCGGGAGGCCCGGAATCTGGGGTTGGCCCAGACGCGGTTTGTGGAGCCTTCGGGGATTTCGGAGGAAAATATGACCACCGCCCTGGAGTTCGCCGAATTTTGCCGGGTCTATATCAGCCGCCACCCGGAGAGCCTGCGGGACTTTCATTCGGTGATGGAATTCGCCTACCCCAGGGCTGACAACGTGGCGCCGGCCTACCGGTCCACCGTGGGCACCTGGCGGCAGCGGAACCACAATACCCTGCTTACCCGCTTTGAGGGGGCGGACGGCCTGAAAACCGGGTACATCGACGAGGCGGGCTATAATATCGCCCTGACCGCCGCCCGGCTGGAAACCCGGCTTATCGCGGTGGTCCTGGGGGCGCCGGCTTCCTACGGGGGCGATCGTATCCGGGATGCCGACGGGACCAAGCTGCTCACCTGGGGTTTTAGCCACTTCAAAACCATCAGGCCCCCGGAGCCGGAGCTTCCACTTCCCCGGATATGGAAGGGGAAACTCAAGCAGGTGGAGCTTATTCCCGGCGAGCCCCTGGTTTTTACCAGTTTTACCGACCGGGGGGAAGGCCTCCTCTGGGAAACCGTTCTGGAGGATCCGCTGATTGCGCCGCTTTCTAGGGGCAGCGAGGTGGGCTTCCTCATCCTATACGATGAAGCGGGGGAACTCCGGCGCATCCCCCTGGTGACCGCAACGGACATAGAACAGGGAAATATCTTCAAACGAGCATGGGATTCAGTGGGGTTGTTTTTCAGGGGATTGTTTAAACCAAAGAAAAAGTGA
- a CDS encoding M23 family metallopeptidase: MQYIIMDQHIQRRREHSGVFFPKFHAPVYRPYKYIDEIKQNPAPARRSHRNKAPGFSFFQWIPKQEKFTRPRKNTGSAFRTQDPEPKSGIKPEMQSKTKAGAKRLFSEISWLKNPFWTSPAPACVLGGIALFSALILNWQNSSVMALTPGDDPAARANLASYAGISPAITMTEDGLDFIPLDLMENFQWESYRIQNGDTISKIAADRNISMDAIIASNGISNVRRLREGETIRIPNMDGIPYTVKRGDSLSKISIVQGVPLEAILDANDIQSDTISAGMVLFIPGAKMRTEELKQALGELFIYPVRGRLSSPFGWRNDPITGVRKHHAAVDLAAGLGTTVKAAMDGRVATVGRNSNLGKYIILSHGNGLQTLYAHLNTTSVAQGSYVSQGSKIGEVGTTGYSTGPHLHFAIYKNSKAVNPLDFISL; this comes from the coding sequence ATGCAGTATATAATTATGGATCAGCATATACAGCGGCGGCGGGAACACAGTGGGGTTTTCTTTCCGAAATTCCATGCTCCTGTCTATAGACCCTATAAATATATCGACGAAATCAAACAGAACCCGGCCCCGGCGCGGCGGAGTCACCGGAATAAAGCACCCGGTTTTTCCTTTTTTCAGTGGATTCCGAAACAGGAAAAATTCACCCGGCCCCGTAAGAACACCGGATCCGCATTCCGTACTCAGGACCCGGAACCAAAATCCGGGATTAAGCCTGAGATGCAGAGCAAAACCAAGGCCGGGGCAAAGCGGCTGTTTTCTGAAATTTCATGGCTGAAAAACCCCTTCTGGACTTCCCCGGCCCCGGCTTGCGTGCTCGGCGGCATAGCCCTTTTTTCAGCCCTTATCCTGAATTGGCAGAATTCCTCGGTTATGGCCCTGACTCCGGGGGATGATCCCGCCGCCAGGGCAAACCTGGCCTCCTACGCAGGGATTAGCCCCGCCATTACGATGACCGAAGATGGGCTGGATTTTATCCCCCTGGACCTGATGGAAAATTTCCAGTGGGAATCCTACCGGATTCAGAATGGCGATACCATATCAAAGATCGCCGCAGATCGCAATATTTCTATGGACGCCATCATCGCCTCCAACGGGATTTCCAATGTCCGGCGGCTCCGGGAAGGGGAGACAATCCGTATCCCCAACATGGACGGCATTCCCTATACGGTAAAACGGGGTGACAGCCTGTCGAAAATTTCCATCGTCCAGGGGGTGCCCCTGGAGGCCATCCTGGACGCCAACGATATTCAAAGCGATACCATCAGCGCGGGTATGGTGCTTTTCATCCCCGGCGCAAAGATGCGTACCGAGGAATTGAAGCAGGCCCTGGGCGAGCTCTTCATATATCCTGTACGGGGCAGGCTGAGTTCCCCCTTCGGCTGGCGGAACGATCCCATCACCGGTGTCCGCAAACACCATGCCGCAGTAGACCTGGCGGCGGGATTAGGGACCACCGTAAAAGCCGCCATGGACGGCAGGGTCGCCACGGTGGGGCGGAATTCGAATCTTGGCAAATACATCATCCTTTCCCATGGAAACGGCCTCCAAACCCTCTATGCCCATTTGAACACAACATCGGTAGCACAGGGCTCCTACGTTTCCCAGGGCTCAAAGATTGGAGAAGTGGGCACCACCGGGTACAGTACCGGGCCCCATCTCCATTTTGCCATATATAAGAACAGTAAAGCGGTTAATCCTCTTGATTTTATTAGTTTGTAA
- a CDS encoding NADPH-dependent FMN reductase: protein MKKIKIGVFTGSLRRASFCKKTALAVSALMPEEFEMVPVEIGSLAMYNQDFDDFGNPPGEYSFFRQEVKMLDGLLFITPEYNRSIPPVLKNALDIGSRPYGHNIWNNKPGAIISVSIGKMGGFGANHQLRQAMVFLNIFLMQQPEAYIGEVASLFDDQGEISNKSSRDFLKNYADAFARWVLRFKAA from the coding sequence ATGAAAAAAATAAAAATTGGTGTTTTTACCGGCAGCTTGCGAAGAGCTTCCTTTTGTAAAAAAACAGCCCTGGCGGTTTCCGCCCTGATGCCCGAAGAATTTGAAATGGTGCCCGTGGAAATCGGCAGCCTGGCAATGTACAACCAGGATTTTGATGATTTTGGAAATCCTCCGGGGGAATATAGTTTTTTTAGGCAGGAGGTTAAGATGCTGGACGGGCTGCTTTTTATTACTCCCGAATACAACCGTTCCATACCTCCGGTGCTGAAAAACGCCCTGGACATAGGCTCCAGGCCCTATGGGCATAATATCTGGAATAACAAACCCGGGGCCATCATCAGCGTTTCCATCGGCAAAATGGGCGGCTTCGGGGCTAATCACCAGCTCAGGCAGGCCATGGTTTTTCTGAACATCTTCCTCATGCAGCAGCCGGAAGCTTATATAGGCGAGGTGGCTTCACTTTTCGATGATCAGGGGGAAATTTCCAATAAGAGTTCCCGGGATTTTCTGAAAAACTATGCTGATGCCTTTGCCCGGTGGGTGCTGCGGTTTAAGGCGGCTTGA